The genomic window AACGACACGTTCCCTCTGTGGTATGCACAGGAAGTAGAAGGTATTCGTCGCGACGTGAGGGTAGTATGTTATATGTTAGCCTCTGGCGATTGGTACATCCATCAGTTAGGCAGAAAAACTTATGAATCGGATAAAATTCCATTTACACTTTCGCCTGAACAGTACAATAAAGGAATTAACGAATATGTAGCGTTCTACGACGTAGGAATTTCCGAAAGGGTGGAGTTAAAAGACATGATTGACCTGATAGCTAGCGACAATCCCGACAGTAAACTTTCCTTGCAAGATGGCAAACTACTGGCTTTCTTCCCTTCAAAAAAAGTACAACTCACTGTTGATTCAGCGGCAGTACTTGCCAATGGAATTGTACCCAAACGGTTCGCAAACAAAATTGTAAAAACGGTTGAATGGGATATTAAATCCAACTATTTATTCAAAAACGACCTGATGCTACTCGACTTCCTGGCAACCAATTTGTGGAAACGCCCATTATATTTTTCCAGTCCTGCTACAACCGAAAAAATTTTCGGAGTAAACAATTATTGTCATCTTGAAGGATGGGTATATAAATTCATGCCGGTAGCAGCCGAAAATTATGTTGAGGGAATGGGTGGTGTTGACAGCGAGGGCTCCTACGATATTCTGATGAACAAATGCAAATGGGGAAATCTGAATAACTCGCATGTATATGTTGATCGTGAAAGTTCACGGAATTCGCTTATCCCGAGGAATAATTTCATGCGGCTTGCTCAGGCATTGGTGGAAGAAGGTAAAAATGACTCCGCTATTAAAGTTCTCGATCGTTGCCTCGAAGTATTCCCCAACAATAAAATTCCTTTCGATATTTACATGGCTCCTTTTTCTGAAATTTATTACAAAGCCGGTGCCATTGAAAAAGGTGACAGGATTACCGAACAACTCTCAAAAGTGTATATTGACAACTTAAACTACTACTTTTCGTTGTCTCCTAAATTTTCTGTTAACTACGATACCCAAAAACAACAGCACTTAGCCATGCTTCATCGCCTGGCTATGGTAGCCAAAGAAAACAAACGCACTGTTCTGAGTAAAAAGATTGAGGACTATGTCAATCAAAAAATTGCCCTGCTGAATTAATTGTTCTGCAATTATATATTGAAAAGGTTGGCTTTTTCGAGTCAGCCTTTTTCTTTTTCATTGGGAATAACTTTCCATGAATTCCTCAGGAAAAAGACATAAAAATTGCCTGACGACAGGTTTTTTTATATGTTTGTATTTTTGATTGAATTTGTTAAACTCCCAATTCATGAATATTCGGGACACAATACATATTTTAAGGTCAATTCCTAAAACGCTGTACTTCAATTTTCAGTATTTTAAATGGAAAGATGCCATACAATTGCCAGTATTTATTTCTCATAGGGTTGTTTTACGAGAAACGAAGGGTAAAATTACCATTTCTAATGAGAAAAAAATGGCAATGATCCGGATAGGATTCGGCGATGTGGGTCATTTTGATCGCCGTCGTTCCCGTTCGATATGGCAGGTAAGCGGAGAAATAAATTTCAGGGGAAAAGCAAATATCGGACATGGTTCAAAAATTTCCTGTCGGGGAAAACTTACTGTCGGCGAAAATTTTAACATTACCGCCGAATCTACCCTGCTATGCGCAAAGGAAATTACTTTTGGAAATAACTGCCTGTTAAGCTGGGATGTACTAGTGATGGATACTGATTTTCACCCTGTTTTCGACAAAAATAAATCCCGGGTAAACCCTGACAAGGCTGTAGTAGTTGGTAACGATGTTTGGATAGGTTGCCGTTCCACCATTTTAAAAGGGACTATAATTGATAATAATACCGTCGTTGCAGCCAATACGGTTATTGGCAAAAAAATTGAAGGGGGAAACCAGGTAATCGGTGGAAATCCTCCGGCGGTTATAAAAAAAGAAATCTACTGGTCGGGCAACGTTTAGCTCTTAGCCGAAGGCTTGTGATACTTTATCCATACAAGTAACCCTATACCCAGCGCAATAAACGGAATACTAAGTGACTGACCGAGATTTAAAGTCAGCGATTTTTCAAATTCTACCTGGGGCACTTTCAAAAATTCTATCTGGAAACGTACGGAAAACAAGCCGATTAAAAACCAACTAAAAATAATTCCTGATTGGGGTGCACCCTTCTTTTTGTAATAATACCAAAGCAGAATAAAAAACAGAATAAGATACGAAAGAGCTTCATAAATTTGGGTAGGATGCCGGGGTATATCATTATCACGGATAAATATAAAAGCCCATGGCAAACCGGTCGGATTTCCGAAAATTTCAGAATTCATAAGATTGCCCGTCCGGATAAAAACCCCGGCTAAAGCCACCACGATCACTATGCGGTCGAGTATCCAGAAATACGTTTTTTTATGTTTACGGCAAAACAGGTACAAAGCGATAAGAATTCCCACTGCTGCCCCATGACTGGCAAGACCGCCCTTCCATATTTGAATAATTTCGAGTGGGTGGCTAAGATACCAGTCGGCTTCGTAAAAAAAAACATGCCCCAGCCTTGCACCAATCACTGTCCCGAAAATCATGTAGTAAGTAAGACTGTCGAGCACTTTAACAGGCACATTTTCTTTTTTAAAAAATCGTAACATTATTACGTACCCTGCATAAAAAGCAAAAGCAAACAAAAGCCCATACCATCTTACTTCAAGATTCCCGATGTGAAAAATTGCGGGATTAACGTTCCAAACGATGTAATTTAACATACCAGATGAATTATGATGCAAAAATAGCAATTTGATGTTAACTTATTTTTTCTATTAACGATGCTATTTGGCGCAACAGGAGGGTTTCGTCAGGAGATAACGCTATTCCATGGTATTCCGGCAAATGATGTTGAGCCTCAGTTAATGAAAATTTACTTTGACTTACCGAATAAAAAAAAATTCTTTCCTTATGGTATCTTGCAAGGTACTTTTGTTCTGTTTGACCGGGAGTAGGCACCAGTATTGCCTGTTTTTTAAAAACAGCCAGATCCATAAGGGTTGAATATCCTGCACGGGCTATAATAAGTTGTGAACGTTGAATTAAAATCTCCAGTTCCGTGGTGGTTTGAAACGATAATAAAGTAACGTGCGGAAGTAGATTTTTTATCGTTTTTTCACCCGTAATTCCCTGTACAATAACCGTACGCAGCGAAGTTCCAGCAACTTGTTTCAGAATAATTTTTTCGAAAATGCTACGCTGTGGTTCGGGACCCGACAGGATAGCTAATACGTCAATATCGTTACCTCCGGAATGTATTTCCTTCGTTTTATGGGAAAAACGCGAAAGAGGACCAATAAAAAACACCTTTGCGTCCGGTTGTTTCTTGTGCGATAAATTGCCCGATAAATTAAAGAAACCTTCGGTATCTGGCACCCAACATTCGGTAAATCTTTTAATAAGGAATTTAACTAATGAATCAACAGGCTTTTGTAACCATTTAACGGCTATCGGAAGTTGAACATACAGTTGATGCGTAATAAATATGCAAGGAATTTTTTTCGACCAAAGTCCATACCGGTTATCCGATATTATGGCATCAATTGCGTGTTTTTCAATAATTTTTTTTAGCTGGCGGTTTTCCTTAACTATACTCCACAACATCCATGGAAGAGCAATTGCCATTTTAATCACAAAAAATGGGCTGTAACGGGCATACCGTACGTTGAACCCTGGAAAATAAATATGGGTAAGATGGGGAAATTCCTCCTTCAACAATTTGCCCGACCTGCCACCAGCCGCAATTACCACATGGACATTAAAAAGTAACAAATAATTAATCAGTGGGATACAACGTGTTGCATGACCCAAACCCCAGTCAAGCGGGCAAATTAAAATGTTTTTTTTTGAGTTCAACCCGGTTTTATGAATCCAACAAGGTGTAAAGATACTACAATTTGTTTTTCCTTGTTTTGAACATTTATGTAGTAATCAATTATCAGTTTTCAAAAAATATGAAAAAAATGGGGTTATACCCATAGATTGATGTTTTTTTCTTAAATTTACCTGATTTTAAATTATTCAAATGTGAATAATTCATTATTACAATACAAGGTTGCATTGACCTTTTTGCCTGGAATAGGCGACATTACCGCAAAAAAGCTAATAGCCTATTGCGGGAGTGTGGAGGCCGTTTTTAAAGAAAAAAAAAGAAACCTGCTGAAAATTCCGGGAATTGGTGAAGTACTTGCCGAAGCTGTTACCGGCAACCAGGTTTTGTATAAAGCAGAAGAGGAAATGTCTTTTATTGAAAAGCATCAAATTATTACTTTATTTTATCTTGATGATAACTATCCGAACCGCTTAAAACACTGCATTGACAGCCCTATACTTTTATATTACAAAGGGAAAGCACAACTGAACACACACAAAGTGCTGAGTGTGGTTGGCACCCGTAATGCGACAGAATACGGCAAGCAGGTTACCCATGAAATTATTAAAGGGCTGAAATGTGATGGCTTACTTATCGTCAGTGGGTTAGCATACGGAATTGATTCGGCAGCCCACCGGGCATCACTCGAAGTCCATGTACCTACCGTTGCTGTGTTAGCCCATGGTTTGGATACTATATATCCTTCATTGCATAAATCACTTGCTGAAAAAATGCTATCAGAAGGAGGATTGTTAACCGATTTCCCCAGCCGGACTAATCCCGACAGGGAGAACTTTCCCAAACGAAACCGGATCATTGCCGGTTTATCCGATGCTGTTGTGGTAGTAGAAGCCGGTGCCAGAGGAGGAGCCCTCATTACAGCCAATATAGCCAATTCGTATAATCGTGATGTTTTTGCCGTTCCTGGCAGGATTAAGGATACTTTTTCAGAAGGGTGTAATAATTTGATTAAAAATAATATAGCTGCACTTATTCAATCGGCTGATGATATTAAATATATGTTAGGATGGAAAAATTCTCTGCAAAAAAATACAAAAATACAAAAGGAGCTCTTCATCAGTCTCAATAAAGACGAAGAGATAATCATCCAGATTTTGCAAACTCAGGGAGATACCGGGATTGATTTTCTATGCGAAAAAACCCAACTGGGACCTACAAAAGTATCTTCCACCTTATTGCATCTTGAATTTGAAGGAATAATTAAAAGCCTGCCGGGTAAAATTTACAGACTGCTTTGATTTCCCTCTGCCGTTTGATCATTATAAAATGTCTTCAGAGCATTTACATACAAAAGTACCGCAATGATAATAACCCCTATGGAAAAAATCCAGAGCAATTGTATATCGTTTGTATATAAACAAAATTCATATACTCCCTGTGAAAAAGCAGCGACACTAAGCCCCGACATTAATAAAACGTAACGCATATTTTTGAATTTGCTAATTCCAAAAAAGAATCCTAATAAAATGCCAAAAACAAAATGCGCCGGAACAGAAGTATATCCTTTTAGTAAAATAAAATCCTTACCTCCGTTATTCATCACATTTACTACATTCTCTGCGGTTACCATTCCCAACCCCATCATAATAGCAAAAAGAAGACCATGATATGACCGTGAAAATCCTTTTTGCCTGAAAAAAATCAATTGTAATAATACTATCATAATCAATTGTTCCATTCCGGCTTTTACAATAAAGGAAGTGAACAAAATCCTATTAAGGGTTCTGATGGTATTTAAATCATAATATGCAAACAACTGCTCAGCCAACCATGCCAAACCAAAACCAACAATACCTGCTACGTAGCAAACCCTTATCAAGAAAAGTGTTTCTTTGTTGAGATCACTATGAAAAAGGCGATACGAAAAAAAAGCGACAATAGGCGCAATAGAAATAATTATAAAAGGAACGGGGCTCATTTGCGGGGTTTTGTTAATTTTG from Lentimicrobiaceae bacterium includes these protein-coding regions:
- a CDS encoding acyltransferase, translating into MNIRDTIHILRSIPKTLYFNFQYFKWKDAIQLPVFISHRVVLRETKGKITISNEKKMAMIRIGFGDVGHFDRRRSRSIWQVSGEINFRGKANIGHGSKISCRGKLTVGENFNITAESTLLCAKEITFGNNCLLSWDVLVMDTDFHPVFDKNKSRVNPDKAVVVGNDVWIGCRSTILKGTIIDNNTVVAANTVIGKKIEGGNQVIGGNPPAVIKKEIYWSGNV
- the lgt gene encoding prolipoprotein diacylglyceryl transferase yields the protein MLNYIVWNVNPAIFHIGNLEVRWYGLLFAFAFYAGYVIMLRFFKKENVPVKVLDSLTYYMIFGTVIGARLGHVFFYEADWYLSHPLEIIQIWKGGLASHGAAVGILIALYLFCRKHKKTYFWILDRIVIVVALAGVFIRTGNLMNSEIFGNPTGLPWAFIFIRDNDIPRHPTQIYEALSYLILFFILLWYYYKKKGAPQSGIIFSWFLIGLFSVRFQIEFLKVPQVEFEKSLTLNLGQSLSIPFIALGIGLLVWIKYHKPSAKS
- the dprA gene encoding DNA-processing protein DprA, with product MNNSLLQYKVALTFLPGIGDITAKKLIAYCGSVEAVFKEKKRNLLKIPGIGEVLAEAVTGNQVLYKAEEEMSFIEKHQIITLFYLDDNYPNRLKHCIDSPILLYYKGKAQLNTHKVLSVVGTRNATEYGKQVTHEIIKGLKCDGLLIVSGLAYGIDSAAHRASLEVHVPTVAVLAHGLDTIYPSLHKSLAEKMLSEGGLLTDFPSRTNPDRENFPKRNRIIAGLSDAVVVVEAGARGGALITANIANSYNRDVFAVPGRIKDTFSEGCNNLIKNNIAALIQSADDIKYMLGWKNSLQKNTKIQKELFISLNKDEEIIIQILQTQGDTGIDFLCEKTQLGPTKVSSTLLHLEFEGIIKSLPGKIYRLL
- a CDS encoding PrsW family intramembrane metalloprotease yields the protein MSPVPFIIISIAPIVAFFSYRLFHSDLNKETLFLIRVCYVAGIVGFGLAWLAEQLFAYYDLNTIRTLNRILFTSFIVKAGMEQLIMIVLLQLIFFRQKGFSRSYHGLLFAIMMGLGMVTAENVVNVMNNGGKDFILLKGYTSVPAHFVFGILLGFFFGISKFKNMRYVLLMSGLSVAAFSQGVYEFCLYTNDIQLLWIFSIGVIIIAVLLYVNALKTFYNDQTAEGNQSSL